In a genomic window of Anaerotignum faecicola:
- a CDS encoding cysteine hydrolase family protein, whose product MDWKTTALVVIDMENAFISKESPLCIQEAAKSVPACGRVIRKARERGIPVFFVNRIYRRNGSDVEFTRYDSWLGGNRYLAPNSKGALSIEVPAEFTPQKGDYTIIKPRFSAFFQTELDLILRRLGVKTVILTGTTTPNCIRTSCYDGLSLDYNILIIEDCCSSNTAEIQRVNMEDMARVGAVITDSDTFCTDVFAVADFAGEIQRRVQQDETAPE is encoded by the coding sequence ATGGATTGGAAAACAACAGCACTGGTTGTGATTGATATGGAGAATGCATTTATCAGCAAGGAATCTCCTCTGTGTATTCAGGAGGCGGCAAAAAGCGTGCCTGCCTGCGGCAGGGTGATTCGCAAGGCGAGAGAAAGAGGGATTCCGGTATTCTTTGTGAACCGCATTTATCGCAGAAACGGCAGTGATGTGGAATTTACACGCTATGACAGCTGGCTTGGCGGCAATCGTTACCTTGCACCCAACAGCAAGGGTGCGTTATCTATCGAGGTGCCTGCGGAATTTACACCGCAGAAGGGGGATTATACAATTATAAAGCCTCGTTTTTCCGCTTTTTTCCAGACAGAGCTGGATTTAATTCTGCGTCGTCTGGGCGTGAAAACTGTGATTCTGACAGGAACAACCACCCCGAACTGCATCCGTACCTCTTGCTATGACGGGCTTTCTCTGGATTATAATATTCTCATCATTGAGGATTGCTGTTCCTCCAATACGGCGGAGATTCAGCGCGTGAATATGGAGGATATGGCAAGGGTTGGCGCAGTGATTACGGATTCCGATACCTTCTGCACAGATGTCTTTGCAGTAGCGGATTTTGCAGGAGAAATTCAGAGAAGGGTACAGCAGGACGAAACGGCACCCGAATAA
- a CDS encoding ABC transporter permease, which translates to MSHEKEHISKEQTAYLRRTQKRKAAVWLLQALLLVLFFLLWEIAADCGWIDPFLFSQPTELFATAVKMIRDGSLFLHIGTTLRETVIGFLLGTILGTLTAVLLWWNRFISDVAEPYLVVLNSLPKTALAPIIIVWFGNNQSSIIIVALLTSIVVTILSVLNGFLQVDEDQIKLIRIFGGTKRQVLTKVVFPANIPCILNALKINVGLSFVGVIVGEFLVAQDGLGFLIVYSSQTFAMRVVLLSVVILAILSALMYRAISLLEKQFHKWQG; encoded by the coding sequence ATGTCTCATGAAAAAGAACACATTTCCAAGGAGCAGACGGCGTATCTGCGCCGCACACAAAAAAGAAAAGCCGCTGTCTGGCTTTTGCAGGCGCTTTTACTTGTTCTGTTTTTCCTTCTTTGGGAAATTGCCGCAGACTGCGGTTGGATTGACCCCTTCCTTTTCAGCCAGCCGACAGAATTATTCGCAACAGCCGTTAAAATGATTCGGGACGGCTCTCTTTTCCTGCATATCGGCACAACGCTCCGAGAAACGGTAATCGGCTTTCTTCTGGGGACAATTCTCGGCACGCTGACGGCAGTGCTGCTCTGGTGGAATCGCTTCATTTCCGATGTAGCGGAGCCATATCTTGTGGTTCTCAATTCTCTGCCGAAAACAGCACTTGCCCCCATCATCATCGTCTGGTTCGGGAATAATCAATCCTCTATCATCATCGTTGCCCTGCTCACCTCGATTGTAGTGACGATTCTTTCCGTACTGAATGGCTTCTTGCAGGTGGATGAAGACCAGATTAAGCTGATTCGCATTTTCGGCGGCACAAAACGGCAGGTACTCACAAAGGTCGTTTTCCCCGCGAATATTCCCTGCATCCTCAATGCGCTGAAAATCAATGTCGGACTTTCCTTTGTCGGGGTCATCGTCGGAGAATTTCTCGTCGCACAGGATGGTCTGGGCTTTTTGATTGTCTATTCCTCGCAGACCTTCGCCATGCGCGTAGTGCTGCTTTCGGTTGTCATTCTGGCAATCCTCTCCGCCCTGATGTATCGTGCCATTTCCCTTCTGGAAAAACAGTTTCACAAATGGCAGGGATAA
- a CDS encoding ATP-binding protein: protein MQCGYLVGTLCGILTLLYSMFFFSIDHSWIYFEPINRDKLIVVLLGLIANICVIGHLQQRNKNAMREISKLEAEGKIAAARAQILHNMSHDIRTPINGILGMAHIIESNPADTAKVLENVEKIEKSASALLSLANNVLDMNEMQSGNIQMERIPFRLALLCRETMENSKNLFPDNGLEFSFQVQAACEQELIGSSYHIKKILFNLYTNAIRYTQAGGLVATQITLLRETETQVVLQIKISDTGEGMSQEFIDTLLFEPFTQEKESARTKYQGSGLGMAIVKGLVDRMGGTITAESQLHKGSTFTLELPFEKPKEAAQQKKLASLSGVNILLADDNTLNLEIAEYILTEAGAVVTKAENGKDALELFKNAPENSFDIILMDVMMPEMDGLTATRRIRSLNRPDAERIPIFAVTASIFPGDIEKIKAAGMTAYLPKPLVWEELIAVLERYCEKADCPLQGV from the coding sequence GTGCAGTGTGGCTATCTTGTGGGGACGCTGTGCGGCATCCTGACCTTGCTTTATTCTATGTTCTTTTTTTCCATAGACCATAGTTGGATTTATTTTGAACCAATCAACAGAGATAAGCTAATCGTTGTTCTGTTAGGCTTGATTGCCAATATCTGTGTTATCGGACATTTACAGCAGAGAAATAAAAATGCGATGCGGGAGATTTCCAAGCTGGAGGCAGAAGGGAAGATTGCGGCAGCACGCGCGCAGATTCTGCACAATATGTCGCATGATATCCGCACGCCCATCAATGGGATTCTGGGAATGGCACACATCATTGAGAGCAATCCTGCGGATACTGCAAAGGTGCTGGAAAATGTAGAAAAGATAGAGAAATCTGCATCGGCACTGCTTTCTCTTGCGAATAATGTGCTGGATATGAATGAGATGCAGTCCGGTAATATACAGATGGAGCGGATTCCGTTTCGGCTTGCGTTGCTTTGCAGAGAAACGATGGAAAACAGCAAAAATCTTTTTCCGGATAACGGTCTGGAGTTCTCCTTTCAGGTGCAGGCGGCATGTGAGCAGGAACTGATTGGCAGCTCCTATCATATCAAGAAAATCCTTTTCAATCTTTACACCAATGCCATTCGCTATACGCAGGCAGGCGGCTTGGTTGCGACCCAAATTACGCTTCTGCGCGAAACAGAGACGCAGGTGGTTCTGCAAATCAAAATCAGTGATACCGGCGAGGGAATGTCGCAGGAATTCATTGATACACTGCTATTTGAGCCTTTTACGCAGGAAAAGGAAAGTGCGCGCACAAAATATCAGGGCAGCGGCTTGGGCATGGCAATCGTAAAGGGCTTGGTTGACCGCATGGGCGGAACCATCACAGCGGAAAGCCAACTGCATAAGGGTTCCACTTTTACACTGGAGCTGCCATTTGAAAAGCCGAAGGAGGCAGCGCAGCAGAAGAAATTAGCAAGTCTTTCCGGTGTGAATATCCTTTTGGCAGATGATAATACGCTGAATCTTGAAATTGCAGAATATATACTGACAGAGGCAGGTGCGGTTGTCACCAAGGCGGAAAATGGAAAAGATGCATTGGAGCTTTTCAAAAATGCGCCCGAAAACAGCTTTGATATTATTCTGATGGATGTAATGATGCCGGAGATGGATGGGCTGACTGCGACCAGACGTATCCGTAGTCTGAATCGGCCGGATGCCGAACGGATTCCGATTTTTGCGGTAACGGCAAGTATTTTTCCGGGAGATATCGAAAAAATCAAGGCGGCAGGCATGACGGCATATTTGCCGAAGCCGCTGGTGTGGGAAGAATTGATTGCTGTTTTGGAACGCTATTGCGAAAAGGCAGATTGCCCCTTGCAGGGCGTATAA
- a CDS encoding ABC transporter ATP-binding protein, with protein MNPIVSLEDVSLRYHSIGGETSAVSHLSLSVQAGEFISIVGPSGCGKSTILSMLAGQLAPSEGSIYIGGTIGYMLQKDYLLQWRSIRSNALLGLEIQKKLTPENVAYVDTLLAQYGLGDFKNSLPNQLSGGMRQRAALIRTLAVRPDILLLDEPFSALDYQTRLSVSDEIGTIIREEGKTAILVTHDISEAISLSDRVVVLSKRPARLKKIFPIQFSTENHTPMQAREAPEFKDYFNAIWKELDVHVS; from the coding sequence ATGAACCCCATTGTTTCTCTGGAGGATGTCAGCCTCCGCTACCACAGTATCGGCGGAGAAACCTCTGCTGTGTCTCATCTGAGCCTTTCCGTCCAAGCGGGCGAATTTATATCCATTGTCGGGCCTTCGGGCTGCGGCAAATCCACGATTCTTTCCATGCTGGCAGGACAGCTTGCCCCTTCTGAAGGGAGCATTTACATCGGCGGCACGATTGGCTATATGCTCCAGAAGGATTATCTCCTGCAATGGCGGAGCATTCGTTCCAATGCCCTGCTCGGCTTGGAAATCCAGAAAAAGCTGACCCCCGAAAACGTCGCCTATGTTGATACCCTGCTTGCGCAATATGGTCTCGGTGATTTTAAAAACAGCCTGCCCAACCAGCTTTCAGGCGGCATGCGTCAACGTGCGGCACTCATCCGCACGCTTGCTGTCCGTCCCGATATTCTCCTTCTGGATGAGCCGTTTTCCGCGCTGGATTATCAGACAAGGCTTTCCGTTTCGGATGAAATCGGCACGATTATCCGCGAGGAAGGAAAAACCGCCATCCTCGTCACGCATGATATTTCCGAAGCCATCAGTCTTTCCGACCGCGTGGTGGTGCTCTCCAAGCGTCCTGCACGCCTGAAAAAAATCTTCCCTATTCAGTTCTCCACCGAAAACCATACCCCCATGCAGGCAAGAGAAGCCCCTGAATTCAAGGATTATTTCAATGCCATCTGGAAGGAGTTGGATGTTCATGTCTCATGA